From one Thermus neutrinimicus genomic stretch:
- a CDS encoding stage V sporulation protein S encodes METLRVSSKSRPNSVAGAIAALLRTKGEVEVQAIGPQAVNQAVKAIAIARGYIAPDNLDLVVKPAFVKLDLENEERTALKFSIKAHPLES; translated from the coding sequence GTGGAAACGTTGCGCGTGTCTTCCAAGTCCCGCCCCAACTCCGTGGCCGGCGCCATTGCGGCGCTGTTGCGCACCAAGGGGGAGGTGGAGGTGCAGGCCATCGGGCCCCAGGCGGTGAACCAGGCGGTGAAGGCCATCGCCATCGCCCGGGGGTACATCGCCCCCGATAACCTGGACCTGGTGGTCAAGCCGGCCTTCGTGAAGCTGGACCTGGAGAACGAGGAGCGGACCGCCCTTAAGTTCAGCATCAAGGCCCATCCCCTGGAGTCTTGA
- a CDS encoding type II toxin-antitoxin system RatA family toxin, translating to MPEVRAERFIQAPAEKVYALAKDLEGLKPYLKEVESLRVLSHEGNRTRSEWVAVAMGKKVRWLEEEEWDDQNLRNRFYSPEGDFDRYEGTWVFLPDGEGTRVVLSLTYELTIPIFGGLLQKLVQKLMQENIESLLKGLEERVLAS from the coding sequence ATGCCCGAGGTGCGCGCGGAACGCTTTATCCAGGCGCCGGCGGAAAAGGTGTATGCCCTGGCCAAGGACCTGGAGGGCTTAAAGCCCTACCTTAAGGAGGTGGAGAGCCTCAGGGTGCTCTCCCACGAGGGTAACCGCACCCGGAGCGAATGGGTGGCGGTGGCCATGGGCAAGAAGGTGCGCTGGCTGGAGGAGGAGGAGTGGGACGACCAGAACCTCAGGAACCGTTTCTACTCCCCGGAGGGGGATTTTGACCGGTACGAGGGCACCTGGGTCTTCCTGCCGGATGGGGAGGGGACCCGGGTGGTCCTGAGCCTCACCTATGAGCTCACCATCCCCATCTTTGGCGGGCTTTTGCAGAAGCTGGTGCAAAAGCTCATGCAGGAGAATATAGAAAGCCTTCTTAAGGGCCTGGAGGAACGGGTTCTGGCTTCCTAG
- a CDS encoding regulatory protein RecX has translation MGMEKAEALAYALRLLGRRAMTRARLREKLLGRFSEGEVEGALARLEDLGLLDDRAFAEAFVATRRKYGPHKLRFLLKAQGVPQEVVEEVLAAYGEEESLEAALRVLRRYPRRQDKAKAVRFLQGRGFPLPVALEAYRLVKEEESG, from the coding sequence ATGGGTATGGAAAAGGCCGAGGCCCTGGCCTATGCCTTGAGGCTCCTTGGCAGGCGGGCCATGACCCGGGCCCGCCTAAGGGAGAAGCTCCTTGGCCGCTTTTCCGAGGGAGAGGTGGAAGGAGCCCTGGCCCGCCTCGAGGATCTGGGCCTACTGGACGACCGGGCCTTCGCGGAGGCCTTCGTGGCCACCAGGCGGAAGTACGGTCCCCATAAGCTTCGCTTTCTCCTGAAAGCCCAGGGGGTGCCGCAGGAGGTGGTGGAGGAGGTCCTTGCCGCCTATGGGGAGGAGGAGAGCCTGGAGGCGGCCCTAAGGGTCCTCCGCCGCTACCCCCGCCGCCAGGACAAGGCCAAGGCGGTGCGCTTCCTTCAGGGCCGGGGTTTTCCCCTTCCCGTGGCCCTGGAGGCTTACCGGCTTGTCAAGGAGGAGGAAAGCGGGTAA
- a CDS encoding metallophosphoesterase, whose amino-acid sequence MRVFAIADPHLSRLNPKPMTIFGPNWQGHPEAFFRGWREVVAEGDLVIVPGDISWAMRLGEALPDLLDLAALPGKKVLLKGNHDYWWPSISRLRAVLPPGMYALQNDALVLEGVGVAGSRGWQYPPATPEDERIFAREVERLKLSLQDLKEKPYRHLVVAFHFPPFGPKGEATPLLELAAEARPQAIVYGHLHGADPEKLPQEYRGIPLHLVAADALGFRPKLILEVG is encoded by the coding sequence ATGCGGGTCTTCGCCATCGCCGACCCCCACCTCTCCCGCCTCAACCCCAAGCCCATGACCATCTTTGGCCCCAACTGGCAGGGCCACCCGGAGGCGTTCTTCCGGGGCTGGCGGGAGGTGGTGGCGGAAGGGGACCTGGTGATCGTCCCTGGGGACATCTCCTGGGCCATGCGCCTAGGGGAGGCCCTGCCGGACCTCCTGGACCTGGCCGCTTTGCCCGGCAAAAAGGTGCTCCTAAAGGGCAACCACGACTACTGGTGGCCCTCCATAAGCCGGCTGCGGGCCGTGCTCCCCCCAGGGATGTACGCCCTGCAAAACGACGCCCTGGTCCTGGAGGGGGTAGGGGTGGCGGGAAGCCGGGGCTGGCAGTACCCGCCCGCCACCCCGGAGGACGAAAGGATCTTCGCCCGGGAGGTGGAGCGGCTCAAGCTTTCCCTACAGGACCTCAAGGAGAAACCCTACCGGCACCTGGTGGTGGCCTTCCACTTCCCCCCCTTCGGCCCCAAGGGGGAGGCCACCCCCCTTTTGGAGCTGGCCGCGGAGGCCAGGCCCCAGGCCATCGTCTACGGCCACCTGCACGGGGCGGACCCGGAAAAGCTTCCCCAGGAGTACCGGGGCATTCCCCTCCACCTGGTGGCCGCCGACGCCTTGGGCTTCCGGCCCAAGCTGATCCTGGAGGTAGGATAA
- a CDS encoding Lrp/AsnC family transcriptional regulator, protein MITAFVLIRVRGDRIAALGEAIAELPQVAEVYSVTGPFDLVALLRLKDLEELDDAVTQGILSLEGVERTETLLAFRAYPRRLLDQGFALGGE, encoded by the coding sequence GTGATCACCGCCTTCGTACTCATCCGCGTCCGCGGGGACCGGATCGCTGCCCTGGGGGAGGCCATCGCCGAACTCCCCCAGGTGGCCGAGGTCTACTCGGTTACGGGCCCCTTTGACCTGGTGGCCCTTTTGCGGCTTAAGGACCTCGAGGAGCTGGACGATGCCGTCACCCAGGGGATCCTGTCCCTGGAAGGGGTGGAGCGCACGGAAACCCTTCTGGCCTTCCGCGCCTACCCCAGGAGGCTCCTGGACCAGGGCTTCGCCCTGGGCGGGGAGTAG
- a CDS encoding CPBP family intramembrane glutamic endopeptidase has protein sequence MVPPPLGFLLALQGGLLLLGALGMLLLGLPFGQAGPGELLYALGLLLALAALEETVRHLFPSSFREAEGLHRALGEALRRAGVGPTILLLLALLSGVAEEVFFRGLLQSLLMAWLGPVGLFLQALAFALLHPAPRGALAYPLYTGLAGLLFGLTYLLTGSLLPGILAHFLHNARGFYEISRT, from the coding sequence TTGGTCCCCCCACCCCTAGGCTTCCTCCTGGCCCTCCAAGGAGGGCTACTCCTCCTTGGGGCCTTGGGCATGCTCCTCTTGGGCCTCCCCTTTGGCCAGGCAGGCCCCGGGGAACTCCTCTATGCCCTGGGCCTCCTCCTAGCCTTGGCCGCCTTGGAGGAAACCGTCAGGCACCTTTTCCCCTCCTCCTTCCGGGAGGCGGAAGGCCTCCACCGGGCCCTGGGAGAGGCCCTGCGCCGGGCGGGTGTGGGACCCACCATCCTCCTTCTCCTCGCCCTCCTCTCGGGGGTGGCGGAGGAGGTCTTCTTCCGGGGCCTCCTGCAAAGCCTCCTCATGGCCTGGCTGGGGCCCGTGGGGCTCTTCCTTCAAGCCCTGGCCTTCGCCCTGCTTCACCCCGCCCCTAGGGGGGCCTTGGCCTATCCCCTCTACACCGGGCTTGCCGGGCTCCTTTTCGGGCTCACCTACCTTCTTACGGGAAGCCTTCTTCCCGGCATCCTGGCCCACTTCCTCCACAACGCCCGGGGGTTTTACGAGATCTCAAGAACCTAG
- a CDS encoding serine/threonine protein kinase, producing MNELERIRRRQDLEAYRALSWEGSFAEYLGLLKRDPRPLRTSFQRVHDMILAHGVEEYTLFKEKLLHYRFFDDPFEGGKDAIFGLDKPLMRLVATLKAAAHRLGPERRILLLHGPVGSAKSTIARLLKKGLEAYSRTEEGKLFTFYWKTKEGPLPCPMHEEPLLLLPKEIREEFLEELRQLHPSYPYPLEVEGDLCPVCRFQMREALARHGGDLAKVLEEEIVVKRLVLSEKDRVGIGTFQPKDEKNQDSTELTGDINYRKVAIYGSDSDPRAFNFDGELNIANRGLVEFIEILKLDVAFLYDLLTASQEHKIKSKKFAQTDIDEIILGHSVSGDTPILYRYRGIPGWTTVQGLWERFGHDPTGLEVLAHDFSSGQTRWTRVRSIFRHRFTGVMLTTSQKWGAVETTPNHSLYDRDGQTFYPEERREIAAVRRIHVDLALKAEEELVDVVEGVDGFIREDVRAVVGSGPLTRPARPGWARLALPRHATEVRAVYHPLRDETALKDLLTVLIWYATEGHVNGKNGGIVISHADRNDLERVRRSYARITTAHGYIDAGAKNDSAWRLYLGSQAIAVLARHHCGEHAASKRLPDFLFRLPRPFLEHAFNELMRTDGSRKLSAELDRTASADYRARFFEFKTISPMLAAQVGTLATLLGHDYSVYRQERPGRPPAYRIRFVSGEGKRGGRHRRFQARVHSRKAFAEWVYDIECEGLHNFVCGVGNVVCHNTNEPEYRKLQANEYMEALRDRTIKIDVPYILRVSDEVKIYQRDFSKVRAKHIAPHTLEMAATWAVLTRLEPPKRAGLTLMQKLKLYDGKLLPGWTEEAVRELMAEAKREGLEGISPRYIQDKISNVLVTSEEPCINPFMVMNELEEGLKHHSLISDEKTKERYKALLQEVKAEYAEIVKNEVQRAIAADEEALNRLFHNYIDHVKAYVLGEKVKNPYTGAPEPPNERLMRSIEERIEIPESRKDDFRREIMNYIGALALEGRQFTYKDNDRLRRALELKLFDDQKDTIRLSALVSGVVDPETQAKIDVVKVRLIRDHGYCERCASGVLEFAASIFARGER from the coding sequence ATGAACGAACTGGAGCGCATCCGCCGCCGTCAAGACCTCGAGGCCTACCGGGCCCTGAGCTGGGAAGGTTCCTTCGCCGAATACCTAGGCCTTCTCAAGAGGGATCCCCGGCCCCTGAGGACCAGCTTCCAGCGGGTCCACGACATGATCCTCGCCCACGGGGTGGAGGAGTACACCCTCTTCAAGGAGAAGCTCCTCCATTACCGCTTCTTTGATGACCCCTTTGAAGGGGGAAAGGATGCCATCTTCGGCCTGGACAAGCCCCTCATGCGCTTGGTGGCCACCCTGAAGGCCGCCGCCCACCGCCTGGGGCCAGAGCGCCGCATCCTCCTCCTCCACGGGCCCGTGGGCTCGGCCAAGAGCACCATCGCCCGGCTTCTCAAGAAGGGCCTCGAGGCCTATAGCCGCACGGAGGAGGGAAAGCTCTTCACCTTCTACTGGAAGACCAAGGAAGGCCCCCTTCCCTGCCCCATGCACGAGGAGCCCCTCCTCCTCCTGCCCAAGGAGATCCGAGAGGAGTTTTTGGAGGAGCTTAGGCAGCTTCACCCCAGTTACCCCTACCCCCTCGAGGTGGAAGGGGACCTCTGCCCGGTGTGCCGCTTCCAGATGCGGGAGGCCTTGGCCCGCCACGGGGGCGATCTGGCCAAGGTGCTGGAGGAGGAGATCGTGGTGAAGCGACTGGTCCTTTCGGAGAAGGACCGCGTTGGCATCGGCACCTTCCAGCCCAAGGACGAGAAGAACCAGGACTCCACCGAGCTCACCGGGGACATCAACTACCGCAAGGTGGCCATCTATGGCTCCGACTCCGACCCCAGGGCCTTCAACTTTGACGGGGAGCTCAACATCGCCAACCGGGGCCTGGTGGAGTTCATAGAGATCCTCAAACTGGACGTGGCCTTCCTCTACGACCTCCTCACCGCCAGCCAGGAGCACAAGATCAAGTCCAAGAAGTTCGCCCAGACGGACATTGACGAGATCATCCTGGGTCATAGCGTCTCCGGGGACACGCCCATCCTGTACCGCTACCGGGGTATCCCGGGGTGGACAACAGTCCAGGGCCTTTGGGAAAGGTTCGGTCACGACCCCACGGGGCTCGAGGTGCTCGCACACGACTTCTCGTCGGGTCAGACGCGCTGGACCCGGGTCCGGTCGATTTTCCGGCACCGCTTTACAGGCGTGATGCTCACCACCTCCCAGAAGTGGGGTGCGGTGGAGACCACTCCCAACCACTCCCTATATGACCGCGACGGGCAGACCTTCTACCCGGAGGAGCGCCGGGAGATCGCGGCCGTGCGCCGGATCCATGTGGATCTCGCCTTAAAGGCAGAAGAGGAGCTTGTGGACGTTGTGGAAGGTGTTGACGGCTTCATCCGCGAAGACGTTCGCGCAGTGGTGGGCAGCGGGCCCCTGACGCGCCCTGCCCGTCCCGGGTGGGCAAGGCTCGCCCTCCCACGGCACGCAACGGAGGTCCGAGCGGTTTACCATCCCCTTCGGGACGAGACTGCCCTCAAGGACCTCCTCACCGTCCTCATCTGGTACGCCACCGAGGGCCACGTAAACGGCAAAAACGGCGGCATCGTGATTAGCCATGCGGACCGGAACGATTTGGAACGGGTTCGTAGGAGTTACGCCCGCATTACAACCGCACACGGTTACATAGACGCCGGCGCCAAGAACGATTCGGCATGGCGACTCTACCTGGGTTCGCAGGCCATCGCCGTGCTCGCGCGGCACCACTGCGGCGAACACGCGGCCTCGAAGAGGCTTCCGGACTTCCTCTTTCGCTTGCCAAGACCATTCCTTGAGCACGCCTTTAACGAGCTGATGCGCACCGACGGTTCCCGTAAGCTCTCCGCAGAGCTTGACCGGACCGCCTCGGCCGACTACCGTGCCCGCTTCTTTGAGTTCAAGACGATCTCACCCATGCTGGCCGCTCAGGTGGGTACCCTGGCGACGCTTTTGGGCCACGACTATAGCGTCTATCGGCAGGAGCGGCCTGGCCGGCCCCCGGCCTACCGGATTCGGTTTGTTTCGGGAGAGGGTAAGCGAGGCGGCCGCCACCGCCGCTTCCAGGCTCGAGTACACTCCCGGAAAGCGTTCGCGGAGTGGGTTTACGACATTGAGTGCGAAGGCCTCCATAACTTCGTCTGCGGCGTGGGGAACGTTGTCTGCCACAATACCAACGAGCCGGAATACCGAAAGCTCCAGGCCAACGAGTACATGGAGGCCCTGAGGGACCGCACCATCAAGATCGACGTTCCCTACATCCTGCGGGTCTCCGACGAGGTGAAGATTTATCAGCGGGACTTCAGCAAGGTGAGGGCCAAGCACATCGCCCCCCACACCCTGGAGATGGCCGCCACCTGGGCGGTCCTCACCCGGCTGGAGCCTCCCAAGCGGGCCGGGCTTACCCTCATGCAAAAGCTCAAGCTCTACGACGGCAAGCTCCTTCCCGGCTGGACGGAGGAGGCGGTGCGGGAGCTCATGGCCGAGGCCAAGCGGGAGGGCCTCGAGGGCATCAGCCCCCGCTACATCCAGGACAAGATCTCCAACGTCCTGGTCACCTCGGAGGAGCCCTGCATTAACCCCTTCATGGTGATGAATGAGCTGGAGGAGGGCCTCAAGCACCACTCCCTCATCTCCGACGAGAAGACCAAGGAGCGGTACAAGGCCCTCTTGCAGGAGGTAAAGGCGGAGTACGCGGAGATCGTGAAAAACGAGGTGCAAAGGGCCATCGCCGCCGACGAGGAGGCCCTAAACCGTCTCTTCCACAACTACATCGACCACGTGAAGGCCTACGTGCTGGGGGAGAAGGTGAAAAACCCCTACACCGGTGCCCCCGAGCCCCCCAACGAAAGGCTCATGCGCTCCATAGAGGAACGCATAGAAATCCCCGAGTCCCGCAAGGACGACTTCCGTCGGGAGATCATGAACTACATCGGCGCCCTAGCCCTGGAAGGGAGGCAGTTCACCTACAAGGATAACGACAGGCTACGCCGGGCTCTGGAACTCAAGCTCTTTGACGACCAGAAGGACACCATCCGCCTTTCCGCCCTGGTCTCGGGGGTGGTGGACCCGGAAACCCAGGCCAAGATCGACGTGGTCAAGGTCCGCCTGATCCGCGACCACGGCTACTGCGAGCGCTGCGCCAGCGGGGTTTTGGAGTTCGCCGCCTCCATCTTCGCCCGGGGTGAGCGATGA
- a CDS encoding DUF444 family protein, with the protein MRPIERDLLRFKEIVRGEVKKKAREFLTREELFGQVEGRLVSIPLPQLELPKIVYGEPLGEDLGLGGPGTDSLGPAGHVPVAELELEEFLDLVGEALRLPRLRPKGEGEVTEEAFRYTTIARKGPRGLRHVRRTLKESLKRALITGEYRSEEPLLVPEREDLRYKAPRSKPRPHAQAVVLFALDVSGSMREEELRLVKTLSFWITLWIKRHFPRLERRYLLHDAEAWEVTEEEFFRAREGGGTRLSSALLLAEEILKRYPESFYNRYLYHFSDGENWQGDTPVALEALRRLLPTLALYGYAQVQGPYGQGRFLEDLREALGKEEGLAATEVKGKEDLPLALRRLLGG; encoded by the coding sequence ATGAGACCCATCGAGCGGGACCTCCTGCGCTTTAAGGAGATCGTTCGCGGGGAGGTTAAGAAAAAGGCCCGGGAGTTTCTAACCCGGGAGGAGCTCTTCGGCCAGGTGGAAGGCCGCCTGGTCTCCATACCCCTGCCCCAGCTGGAGCTTCCCAAGATCGTCTATGGGGAGCCCCTGGGGGAAGACCTGGGCCTTGGGGGCCCGGGGACGGACAGCCTGGGCCCCGCGGGCCACGTGCCCGTGGCCGAGCTGGAGCTGGAGGAGTTCTTGGACCTAGTGGGCGAGGCCCTAAGGCTTCCCCGGCTCAGGCCCAAGGGGGAGGGGGAGGTTACGGAGGAGGCCTTCCGCTACACCACCATAGCCCGCAAGGGGCCAAGGGGCCTCCGCCACGTGCGCCGTACCCTAAAGGAGAGCCTCAAGCGGGCCCTCATTACCGGGGAGTACCGTTCGGAAGAGCCGCTTTTGGTCCCCGAGCGGGAGGACCTCCGCTACAAGGCCCCGCGGAGCAAACCCCGTCCCCACGCCCAGGCGGTGGTCCTCTTTGCCCTGGACGTCTCGGGCAGCATGCGGGAGGAGGAGCTTAGGCTGGTGAAGACCCTTTCCTTTTGGATCACCCTCTGGATCAAGCGCCACTTCCCCCGCCTGGAAAGGCGGTATCTCCTCCACGACGCCGAGGCCTGGGAGGTAACGGAGGAGGAGTTCTTCCGGGCCCGGGAAGGCGGGGGAACGAGGCTTTCCAGCGCCCTCCTCCTGGCGGAGGAGATCCTGAAGCGTTACCCGGAGTCCTTTTACAACCGTTACCTTTACCACTTTTCCGACGGGGAGAACTGGCAGGGGGATACCCCCGTGGCCCTCGAGGCCCTAAGGCGCCTCCTCCCCACCCTGGCCCTCTACGGGTACGCCCAGGTGCAGGGGCCCTACGGCCAGGGGCGGTTCCTGGAGGACCTGAGGGAAGCCTTGGGCAAGGAGGAAGGGCTGGCCGCCACGGAGGTGAAGGGTAAGGAGGATCTGCCCTTGGCCCTGAGGCGGCTTTTGGGAGGCTAA
- a CDS encoding SpoVR family protein yields MRKELRRWAEILRERALAQGLSFPPVLFEEVGPEEMAMLAAYGGFPRRYPHWRFGSEYLRYRETYRYGLGRVYELVANTHPVHAYLLKGNTLLAQKLVMAHVYAHADFFQNNLAFKPIPKDMEAEMAHHAAFVERAMERYGARSVEEFLDLALSLENLIDPHALYIQRRAEENTEERPPDRLRVRPYLDPYVNPPPEPPREAEEGANPTPLPPRPTRDILGFLARHAPLAPWQKGILEIIREESLYYVPQAATKILNEGWATFWHTRLLLPLLSPEEALEFAELQAGLLAPHGFNPYRLGYLLLREVEERWDKGRFGPEYEALPLGERLAYERPTGLGLKQLFQVRTVHTDLSFLDTFLTPEFALRQRLLSPEDLPRFAEAKKALLFRLTNGGYPIVELVDANHGNRGELLLEHAYEGVELDLKKTQAVLENLHRLWGRPVHLKTVVGGKETLLSAGS; encoded by the coding sequence ATGCGCAAGGAGCTAAGGCGCTGGGCTGAGATCCTGCGGGAAAGAGCCCTGGCCCAAGGGCTTTCCTTCCCCCCGGTGCTCTTTGAGGAGGTGGGCCCGGAGGAGATGGCCATGTTGGCCGCCTACGGGGGCTTTCCCCGGCGTTATCCCCACTGGCGCTTCGGCAGCGAGTACCTCCGCTACCGGGAAACCTACCGCTACGGCCTCGGGCGCGTCTACGAGCTGGTAGCCAACACCCACCCCGTGCACGCCTACCTGCTCAAGGGCAACACCCTTCTCGCCCAGAAGCTGGTCATGGCCCACGTCTACGCCCATGCCGACTTCTTTCAGAACAACCTGGCCTTCAAGCCCATCCCCAAGGACATGGAAGCGGAGATGGCCCACCATGCGGCCTTCGTGGAAAGGGCCATGGAGCGGTATGGGGCGAGAAGCGTGGAGGAGTTTCTGGACCTGGCCCTTTCCCTGGAAAATCTCATCGATCCCCACGCCCTCTACATCCAAAGGCGGGCGGAAGAGAATACGGAGGAAAGGCCACCCGACCGCCTCCGGGTGCGCCCTTACCTGGATCCCTACGTGAACCCCCCACCCGAGCCCCCAAGGGAGGCCGAGGAAGGGGCCAACCCTACCCCCCTTCCCCCCAGGCCCACCCGGGACATCCTGGGCTTCCTGGCCCGACACGCCCCCTTGGCCCCTTGGCAGAAGGGCATCCTGGAGATCATCCGGGAGGAAAGCCTGTACTACGTTCCCCAGGCCGCCACCAAGATCCTCAACGAGGGCTGGGCCACCTTCTGGCACACCCGCCTCCTCCTCCCCCTCCTCTCCCCAGAGGAGGCCCTGGAGTTCGCCGAGCTCCAGGCGGGGCTTCTCGCCCCCCATGGGTTCAACCCTTACCGCCTGGGCTACCTGCTCCTTAGGGAGGTGGAGGAACGCTGGGATAAGGGGCGGTTTGGCCCGGAGTACGAGGCCCTGCCCCTAGGGGAGCGGCTCGCCTACGAAAGGCCCACCGGCCTGGGGCTAAAGCAACTTTTCCAGGTGCGCACCGTCCACACGGACCTGAGCTTCCTGGATACCTTCCTGACCCCCGAGTTCGCCCTCAGGCAAAGGCTTCTTTCCCCTGAGGACCTTCCCCGCTTCGCCGAGGCCAAGAAAGCCCTCCTTTTCCGCCTCACCAACGGGGGCTACCCCATCGTGGAGCTGGTGGACGCCAACCATGGGAACCGCGGAGAGCTTCTTTTGGAACACGCCTATGAGGGCGTGGAGCTGGACCTGAAGAAGACCCAGGCGGTGCTGGAGAATCTCCACCGCCTGTGGGGCCGGCCCGTGCACCTGAAGACGGTGGTGGGAGGGAAGGAAACCCTTCTTTCCGCAGGGAGCTAG
- a CDS encoding TlpA disulfide reductase family protein — protein MDAVQVGPLAIPWARFQVFLALLAMVAVAEVLARRVGRRLASWTYNAILVGFLGARMGFVLENASVYARDPLSILYVWQGGFDPLWGILAAGGYTLMALPKNLWRYALFAALAAGLVFGVFLVQRRGGEEVGLPSLTLTTLGGTPVNLQDFRGKPLVLNLWATWCPPCRRELPMMVRLSQEHPEVRFAFASQGEGPVVVRNFLEEQRLAPEWVLLDPETQLSQALKTQGLPTTFFFDREGRLVARHLGELSEALLLGYLRVLR, from the coding sequence ATGGATGCGGTGCAGGTAGGGCCATTGGCCATCCCCTGGGCCAGGTTCCAGGTGTTCCTGGCCCTTTTGGCCATGGTGGCGGTGGCGGAGGTCCTGGCCCGAAGGGTGGGTAGGAGGCTCGCTTCCTGGACCTACAACGCCATCCTTGTGGGTTTTCTTGGGGCACGAATGGGCTTCGTTCTGGAGAACGCGTCCGTTTACGCCCGGGATCCCCTTTCCATCCTCTACGTGTGGCAAGGGGGGTTTGACCCCCTTTGGGGTATCCTGGCTGCGGGGGGGTACACGCTGATGGCATTACCCAAGAACCTTTGGCGGTATGCCCTGTTCGCCGCCTTGGCGGCGGGCTTGGTCTTTGGGGTCTTCCTGGTTCAGAGGCGGGGAGGGGAGGAGGTGGGCCTACCCTCCCTCACCCTCACCACCCTGGGGGGTACGCCGGTAAACCTCCAGGACTTCCGGGGGAAGCCTTTGGTCCTGAACCTCTGGGCCACCTGGTGTCCTCCTTGCCGGCGGGAGCTGCCCATGATGGTGCGCCTAAGCCAGGAGCACCCGGAGGTGCGCTTCGCCTTCGCCAGCCAAGGGGAGGGGCCGGTGGTGGTGCGGAACTTTCTGGAAGAACAGAGGCTTGCCCCCGAGTGGGTACTCCTGGATCCGGAAACCCAGCTTTCCCAGGCCCTGAAGACCCAGGGCCTCCCCACCACCTTCTTCTTTGACCGGGAAGGGCGCCTGGTGGCCCGCCACCTGGGGGAGCTTTCCGAGGCCCTTCTCCTTGGGTACCTGAGGGTTTTGCGCTAG
- a CDS encoding rhodanese-like domain-containing protein, giving the protein MTRRAVIGFFAFLALAACGPKGSYQNVGPRELYQAVDQGAVVVDVRTPQEFAEGHVPGAINLPVEAVAQWADTLPKDKPVYLYCRSGNRSRQAAEYLKRKGYTNLYNLEGGILAIQREGFPLVR; this is encoded by the coding sequence ATGACCCGGCGGGCGGTTATCGGGTTTTTTGCCTTCCTGGCCCTGGCGGCCTGCGGGCCCAAGGGGAGCTACCAGAACGTGGGGCCCCGGGAGCTCTACCAGGCGGTGGACCAGGGGGCGGTGGTGGTGGACGTGCGCACCCCCCAGGAGTTTGCCGAGGGGCACGTCCCCGGGGCCATCAACCTGCCGGTGGAAGCCGTTGCCCAGTGGGCGGATACCCTTCCCAAGGACAAGCCGGTCTACCTCTACTGCCGTAGCGGGAACCGTAGCCGCCAGGCGGCGGAGTACCTGAAGCGGAAGGGGTACACCAACCTCTATAACCTCGAGGGCGGGATCCTGGCCATCCAAAGGGAGGGCTTTCCCTTGGTCCGCTGA
- the pdo gene encoding protein disulfide oxidoreductase yields MALLGPKEQEIVRERLSNLMRDVELVLFTDTSTLIAPGKEPCLYCKETKQLLEELAALSDKLYLVVYDLATPEGKEKAKEYKVEAPPTLILREKGSEAINLRYRGIPAGYEFASLLEDIEMLGRDGHGLPENVVQELNNLPEEVVLQVFVTPTCPYCPQAVRTAHRMAYASPKVWGEMIEANEFPELSSRYHIHGVPDTIVNHGKERVLGAQPLSQFLQAIRKAVGVSA; encoded by the coding sequence ATGGCGCTATTGGGACCTAAGGAGCAGGAGATCGTGCGCGAGCGGCTTTCCAACCTGATGCGGGACGTGGAGCTGGTGCTTTTCACCGATACCTCCACCCTGATCGCCCCGGGGAAGGAGCCCTGCCTCTACTGCAAGGAAACCAAGCAGCTTTTGGAGGAGCTGGCGGCCCTTTCCGACAAGCTTTACCTGGTGGTCTACGACCTGGCTACCCCGGAGGGCAAGGAGAAGGCGAAGGAGTACAAGGTGGAGGCTCCCCCCACCCTGATCCTGCGGGAGAAGGGTTCAGAGGCCATCAACCTGCGCTACCGGGGGATTCCGGCAGGGTATGAGTTTGCCAGCCTCCTCGAGGACATCGAGATGCTGGGCCGCGACGGCCACGGCCTGCCGGAGAACGTGGTCCAGGAGCTCAACAACCTTCCCGAGGAGGTGGTCCTCCAGGTCTTCGTCACCCCCACCTGCCCCTACTGCCCCCAGGCGGTGCGCACCGCCCACCGCATGGCCTACGCTTCCCCCAAGGTGTGGGGCGAGATGATCGAGGCCAACGAGTTCCCCGAGCTCTCCAGCCGCTACCACATCCACGGGGTTCCTGACACCATCGTGAACCATGGCAAGGAAAGGGTTCTTGGGGCCCAGCCTCTTTCCCAGTTCCTCCAGGCCATCCGCAAGGCGGTGGGGGTGAGCGCCTAA